The window GCGCTCGTCTATTTCCAGCCGATTGAGATGCTGCCTGCAGGCATGATGCTTTCGCCGGACAAGGCGGACATGCACATTGAGACGGATATCCATGCGACGGAAGGCAACGACACGGGCTTCGGCGTCGGCGAGTGGATTCCGTATCTGACGGTTCACTACAAGTTCACGAAGCGTGAGACGGGCCAGAGCGTCGAGGGCGTCTTCATGCCGATGAACGCAGACGATGGCCCGCACTACGGCGCAAACGTCAAGCTCCTGGGTGCCGGCACCTACGACATGCACTTCTCCATCGAAAGCCCGTATCGCCAGAACTACGGTCTGCACGTCGATGATGAGACGGGCGTCAAGGGCCGCTTCTGGGATGAGCCTGTGACGATGGATTGGGTCTTCAACTACGTCCCGCGTCGTTGGTAATGCTGAGCCGTCCAAGAAGCGAACCC of the Selenomonas sputigena genome contains:
- a CDS encoding iron transporter; the protein is MKMFKLKKLKSALAVCAVAASLFTLGGSASAAGFTEYPIGDEIENEANHFKVALVYFQPIEMLPAGMMLSPDKADMHIETDIHATEGNDTGFGVGEWIPYLTVHYKFTKRETGQSVEGVFMPMNADDGPHYGANVKLLGAGTYDMHFSIESPYRQNYGLHVDDETGVKGRFWDEPVTMDWVFNYVPRRW